The Aeromonas veronii genome includes the window TCCAGCCAGAGCGCGTTGATGACGCCAAAGGCACAGGCCAGCAACAGACCCAGGATCCAGGTGAAATACCACATATCAGGGCACCTTCTTAGTAGAGCGATTGTTGGTTGTCTTCGATGTGCTTGTTGCTCACCCGGCCAAACATCTTGATGTAGGTCCAGAGGGTATAC containing:
- the cydX gene encoding cytochrome bd-I oxidase subunit CydX, encoding MWYFTWILGLLLACAFGVINALWLEHTENMDRKIDENK